The genomic segment cccaggcgCAGCAGCTCGCCCGCCTGCGCCCAACGCCCGCCGGTGGGCGGAGCTCGGAGGGCCCGGCCCCGGGGTGGGCTGTCCCATCGTGACGTCACTTCCGTCCGGGCCTGGCCAGGGTTCGGGCTCCGTGGGCCGAGGAGGGGCACGGAGGTGGCAGCTGTGCTAGGAGGCGGCGCGGAAGGCCGAGGAGCTCACGCCCGGACCAATCCCGCGTCCCGGGCCGCAAGCCCCGATTCTGCCGCGCACCGAGAGGCGAGACCGGCCGGATGGGCTGCTGAGCCCGGATCGGGGACCGGTGAGGCTCGAGCGGAGCGGGCAGTCGGTCCAGGGCGGGAGCGGCCCGCGGGGCTGCAGGGTCCTGGAGCCTGGGATGCGGGGAGGGGAACGGGAcaggcctgcctctcctgcttgcCCGGCGGGGAGGCAGGGGCCGGGGAGCCGCCGACGGGCGCGGTGGGGACGATGAGGCCTGCCCGGGGGAGGCCTGGCTGCGGCCGGGTGTAAGGATGGGCGGAGTGGTTGGGGTCATTAATGGGCGGAGGGCCGGTACTTGGGATTCGCATCCGGAACGGTGGtgtcgggggaggggggagtaTGCTTCTGGCCAGGGATTTGGGAAGAGGATGGCTCTGAGTGGGGGAGGCAGAAAACAGGCTTGGAAAATTTTTTCCATGATCCTCCTTCAGAGAGAGGTTTGACGAGCTCTTCTCCTGAACACCTGGAGAAGGGTCTCATTGGAGTTTAGGGGGTCAGTTACAGTATTTGGAAGGGGCCTTGCTCTGAAAGTCCCGACTCCGTGCGGGTGTGCAAAAAGCCTGGCCGCCTCCAAACACTGAGCCTCCTCATCTTCACAGTGTGGAGCCCCCTGGAGCTAAAGTCAGGATGTTTCGCTTCATGAGGGACGTGGAGCCTGAGGACCCCATGTTCCTGATGTGAGTAACCCCCTCCCCCTCGTGCTCCAGAGCAGGCATCCGCTGCACTTCTGGTCTCTGAGTAGTTCAGAAAGATATTTTGGCTCCCTTTGCTGACACTGATGGCAACTGGGTGGCTGCTCAGACTTGGAGGGGACATCTGTGCCCCTGGCTCCCTATGGCTGTTTTCTTTccggggaggtggggggcggcGGGAGGTGTTGACTGCTGGCCCTCCTGCCATCCACTCTGCACACTGTCTGCACAGGGACCCCTTTGCCATTCACCGTCAGCACATGAACCAGATGTTGTCGGGTGGCTTTGGATACAGCCCCTTCCTCAGCATCACAGATGGCAACATGCCAGGGACCAGGCCTGCCAGCCGCAGGATGCAGGTAATGGTGCTGCAATACACCTGAGACCCAAAGAAAGGTTGGAGGGCGGTTAGTAAAGTGCTTGATTTTTCTTGCACAATGGCCACTTTAGCAAGTGGAATGCCTTCCAGGAGTGAGAGAAGGGGTCTGGAAAACAAGCTTTGTGATCCCCTTTTGAGAGGAGGATGGAAAAGCAGCAGAGGCCACAGGCTTGGTGTGGGATAGTAATGAGACAGGATGTGGTTTCTAATTTCTGTTCCTTACGTGTTTCTGTAGACCGGGGCTGTCTCCCCCTTTGGGATGCTGGGAATGGTGAGTTTTCATCTCCTTGTGACCTTCTATCTCAGGCATGCTCTGTACCCTTAGGTATTATTTCCAAATGTGTCTCTCTGGGGTAGCCTTATGGATAACCCTAGACTCCTCATACAGTCTTCACAGAGGTCTGGGCCTGCCGTGTGCTAGGAGTCCTGTAAGTTCGAGATGCTAATTCACACTGGCTCCTGTACTTCTAGGAGCCTTGCCCATTAGGAAAGTGTAATTGCCTGGCAGAGTATGTAACTTTGGCTTGCTTCCTAAAGGTGGGAGGAAATAGGGCAGCCAGGAGAAGGAAAATGGGATGAGAGCAGCCCTGGAGACCTGGGGAGGAGGGCGgcggcacacaggcacacaggaaaAGATGCGAAGAGAGGCATGTTGTGCTTGGGTCTCGTTCAGGAGGAATGAGGAAGAGCAGCTGTTGGtgtgaagggaggggagaggggatgtGAGGCCCCGTAGCCGGTGGGAACCAGAACGCAGTAACCTGTGAACATAACCCTGACTCTGTGTTCCATCTCTCTGCTCCAGTCGGGTGGCTTCATGGACATGTTTGGGATGATGAACGACATGATTGGGAACATGGTGAGACTCTGGCCCCATCCCCTTACCCAGCCTGGTTCCCGGTGATGGCCGGCTACACCTTGAATCCCAGGAGGCGGGAGTGGGAAGAGTGTGTCAGCTGGATAAAGCGACTGGGGCCGGAGGGCACGGGGGTGCTGAGTGAATGTGCAATTAAGGCTCCATCTCTTCAGGTCCTTCTGGTTTATTGCTGGACTCAGGGGAGTTTGCGGGGAATGAGGAGTCCTGGTGGTTTCTCAGTTCTCACATTTTGTGAGACAGATACAGGGAGGAACCGGCAGTTGAAGCGGGGGATGGGTTGGGGGGGGTCTCTTGTCTGGAGGGGAACTCCTCCCCGTTCAGCctgctgttccctcccctcctcaggaGCACATGACGGCTGGAGGCAATTGCCAGACCTTTTCCTCTTCCACTGTCATCTCCTACTCCAATACGGGTGACGGTGCCCCCAAGGTCTACCAAGAGACATCAGAGATGCGCTCGGCCCCGGGCGGGGTGAGTTGGAGGCTCCTCCTGTCCCAGAGGAGGCAGGACTGAGTGGCACCCACAGAAAACCTGGCTGCTTTTTTCAGGATTGGGTCGTGGGCGGTGTGTCGGGGCTGGCATAGCCAGGCTCTGGAAGGAGCCGCTGAGTGTGTTCTGCCTCACCCCAGATCCGGGAGACCCGGAGGACCGTGCGGGACTCAGACAGTGGACTAGAGCAGATGTCCATTGGGCATCACATCCGAGACCGGGCTCACATCCTCCAGCGCTCCCGAAACCACCGCACAGGAGACCAGGAGGAGCGGCAGGACTATATCAACCTGGATGAGAgtgagccttccttcccactCATCACCCTTCCCGCGTCCTTGCCCGTAGCCCTTAGTCCCAGTCCCTTGAGCTGAGAGACAGCAGCTTTCTCTACCAGCAGGTAT from the Vicugna pacos chromosome 34, VicPac4, whole genome shotgun sequence genome contains:
- the MLF2 gene encoding myeloid leukemia factor 2, with amino-acid sequence MFRFMRDVEPEDPMFLMDPFAIHRQHMNQMLSGGFGYSPFLSITDGNMPGTRPASRRMQTGAVSPFGMLGMSGGFMDMFGMMNDMIGNMEHMTAGGNCQTFSSSTVISYSNTGDGAPKVYQETSEMRSAPGGIRETRRTVRDSDSGLEQMSIGHHIRDRAHILQRSRNHRTGDQEERQDYINLDESEAAAFDDEWRRETSRFRQQRPLEFRRHEASAGGGRRAEGPPRLAIQGPEDSPSRQSRRYDW